CAACACCAACAATCGCTATCCGCATTGGGTTTTCGACACTCATACAGCACTCTTACGACAATTCAACGATAAGCTTTAGCGCTCCCAGCCGCAACTCATCACCGTGCTGGATCGGCTGCGGCTGACGGGGTGGTATCTTGCTGTTATTCCGAAAGCTCCCATTTGTGCTATCAAGGTCTTCGTAGTAGACCTGGCCCTGTTGTACCAGAAAGCGCCCATGGCGGCGACCAACGCCACGTTCCAGACCGCCGTGAGCGGTCAAATCAATATCAGGGTAAAAATTGCTTACCGGATCGGCGCGCCCAACGGTGGCCTGGCCGGTGGCCGGTAATGAGAGCACCGTGCCATTTTCAAGCCGTAACCGTACCCCGGCCAGCGAACTACGTACCGGTGGGGCTACCGCAGGAATAGATGGAACCGGCGGAGGTGGAACTGGTGGTACAGAGGTTGGCCGGGCCGGTGGCGGCATTTGGATGGTGGCCGGTTGCGGCGGTGGATAGACAGGTTGTGGTGGAACACCGGGGAATGGCGATCCAACTCCCGGCGGCGAAGCCACAGGTCGATTGAAGAGCGGGGCACCGCAACTATCGCAGAAGGCTTCACCTGGAATAACGCTGGTACCGCACTGCGGGCAGGTGGTTGGCCCGGCACTTACCGTACCGCCACCTGCTACAGGCGGTGCAACAGGTACCGGTGTGGCAGCCTGGGGTGGAGCAGCCGGAACCGGAATCAATTGCGCACCGCACTGATCACAGAAACGGGCACTATCGGGATTGGCAACACCACATTGTGGACAGAATGGCACAACGTTCCTCCGTATCTGACTAAGACGTTCTTCGTCACGTGGGCGAGGCCGGGATCGCCCAATTCTGTAGTCACGAGTCGCGAATGGTACCATCTCCATTCACTCTTTCGACTCGCCGTTTCTCATACGACTCGTGTACAACAGATGAAGTTGCAGCGTTGCTCCATGCCATTCATGCATATTGTTGATATGTCCACTATAGCACAAGATTCGGATCAACGATGGCAGCACCTCACCTGTAGTCCTGCCGTTTGCCGACATCCAGCAGCGCTTCCTCGTGCTCTTCAGCACCAATCCCAAAGATCAGCCGCACCCCTCGATCATACGTGAAATAGCTATACGCCCAATTGAGCAGGACTAACGCCCGGTTGCGAAAACCGACCAGAGCCATCAAATGGACAAACAGCCAGCCAACCCAGGCCAGCCAGCCGCTCAGTCGCACGCCGAAGGCGTCGAGTACGGCAGCACTGCGGCCAATTGTTGCCATCTGGCCCTTATCGTGGTACTGA
This genomic window from Chloroflexus aurantiacus J-10-fl contains:
- a CDS encoding zinc-ribbon domain-containing protein gives rise to the protein MPFCPQCGVANPDSARFCDQCGAQLIPVPAAPPQAATPVPVAPPVAGGGTVSAGPTTCPQCGTSVIPGEAFCDSCGAPLFNRPVASPPGVGSPFPGVPPQPVYPPPQPATIQMPPPARPTSVPPVPPPPVPSIPAVAPPVRSSLAGVRLRLENGTVLSLPATGQATVGRADPVSNFYPDIDLTAHGGLERGVGRRHGRFLVQQGQVYYEDLDSTNGSFRNNSKIPPRQPQPIQHGDELRLGALKLIVELS